The stretch of DNA CAGGACTGCTCGCCGCGGTGGCGGGCCACCGGCGTGTAGTACCAGCGGACCCGGCGGTCGACCTGCCCGGCCAGCTCGACGAGCACGTCGTTGCCGGACATCTTCATCACTTCCCTGTGCAGCTCGGCGTTGAGCTCCACCAGCGTGGTGACGTCCTCGGCGGCGAGGGCATCGCGGCCGCGGTCGCACAGCTCCCGCAGGCGGGCGACGCCCTCCTCGGTGGCCCGGGTGGCGGCCAGCCGCGCGGACTCGGTCTCCAGCAGGCTGCGCACTGCGAGCAGCTGGTCGGCCTCCTCCACGGTGGGCGTGTGGACGAACGCGCCCAGGCCCGGCCGCAGGTCGACCCACCCGTCGTTCTTCAGCCACTGGAGCGCCTCGCGCACCGGCTGCCGGGATACGCCCAGCATCAGCGCCAGCTCGCTCTCCACGAGGTGCTGGCCCGGCTGGAGGCTCCGGCTGACGATCATTTCCAGGATCGCGCTGTAGACGCTCTCGCGAAGCGGGACCGGGCGGGCGATCCGCCGGCTGCCGGCTTCGGTGGAGGTCTCTGACAGTGCCATCGCGTGCTCCTGGTCCGGTCGACTGCTTACAGCATACAAAGTGCTGAGCTCGTCTGAGTCATTCCCGCTCGTGAACATGCTCACTCGGGACGGAAGGGGCATTCTGTGGGCGTGGCCGAGGCGGATCTTCCGGTGCGACGCGCGGTCGTGCTGCCCGGCCGGGAGCTGCAGTGGCGGTTCTCCCGCGCCTCGGGACCCGGCGGGCAGGGCGTCAACACCACCGACTCCCGCGTCGAGCTGTCGTTCGACCTCGCCGGGTCGCCATCGGTGCCCGAACTGCTGCGCGAGCGGGCCGTGCGCCGGCTCGACGGCCGCCTCGTCGACGGCGTGCTCACCGTGGTCGCCGCGGAGCACCGCA from Pseudonocardia cypriaca encodes:
- a CDS encoding GntR family transcriptional regulator → MALSETSTEAGSRRIARPVPLRESVYSAILEMIVSRSLQPGQHLVESELALMLGVSRQPVREALQWLKNDGWVDLRPGLGAFVHTPTVEEADQLLAVRSLLETESARLAATRATEEGVARLRELCDRGRDALAAEDVTTLVELNAELHREVMKMSGNDVLVELAGQVDRRVRWYYTPVARHRGEQSWIEHAALIDAIAAGDAARAGEVMSAHTEHTRRSYLEHRDDADDAAPALRGRVH
- the arfB gene encoding alternative ribosome rescue aminoacyl-tRNA hydrolase ArfB, with translation MAEADLPVRRAVVLPGRELQWRFSRASGPGGQGVNTTDSRVELSFDLAGSPSVPELLRERAVRRLDGRLVDGVLTVVAAEHRSQLRNREAARERLAATLRDAMRPDPPARRPTRPTGGSVRRRLDAKARRGAVKRLRGRPEA